In the Chroococcidiopsis sp. SAG 2025 genome, one interval contains:
- a CDS encoding peptide ligase PGM1-related protein, translating into MQILDRHLSTQVETFRQLQMQLRDRWKNVESFDRSDGDILVIPSLSVDQREIQKIEGVLHYEERLLFSLIRLQNPRTRLIYITSQPLHPSVIDYYLQLLPGIPFSHARDRLLLLSTYDSSFKPLTQKILERPRLIERIKQALRRDQSFMICYNTSPWERELSIKLEIPLYAADPDLTIWGTKSGSRQIFAESGVPHPDGCHGRLDSVEDLATATAELWERQPHLKRMVVKLNEGISGEANALFDLKPLQEFAPGKISHGDRVAAIKDSLPSLRFQAASENWTNYASRVPELGAIVEAFVEGEEKRSPSVQGRILPDGTVEILSTHDQILGGPDGQIYLGCRFPADEAYRVQLQDLGLKIGWTLAKKGALERFGIDFMAVQQADGNWDLQAIEINLRKGGTTHPFMTLKLLTNGRYDLSTGLFYSQQGRAKYYVATDNLHKKRYRGLLPNDLMDIIASHRLHFDTGTETGTVFHLMGCLSEFGKLGLTSIGDSPQQAEDIYQKVIKVLDGETKSHHNAAATTTAQQFVPFGWRLEGG; encoded by the coding sequence GCGATCGGTGGAAAAATGTAGAAAGCTTCGATCGCAGTGACGGAGATATTTTAGTCATTCCCTCCCTGAGTGTCGATCAGCGAGAGATTCAAAAAATTGAAGGCGTGCTGCATTACGAAGAACGCCTGTTGTTTTCGTTAATTCGCTTGCAAAATCCCCGCACGCGACTGATTTATATTACATCTCAGCCCCTACATCCCAGTGTCATCGATTATTACTTACAACTGTTACCAGGCATTCCCTTTTCTCACGCCCGCGATCGCTTATTACTTTTATCTACCTACGATTCTTCCTTCAAACCACTGACTCAAAAAATTTTAGAACGACCCCGCCTGATCGAGCGAATTAAGCAAGCACTGCGGCGGGATCAATCGTTTATGATTTGTTACAACACTTCCCCTTGGGAAAGGGAGTTATCTATCAAGTTAGAAATTCCCCTTTATGCTGCCGATCCCGATCTAACAATTTGGGGGACAAAAAGCGGTAGTCGGCAAATTTTCGCTGAGAGTGGCGTACCTCATCCCGATGGGTGTCACGGTCGCCTCGATAGTGTAGAGGATTTAGCCACAGCAACTGCTGAATTATGGGAACGCCAACCGCATCTCAAACGAATGGTTGTCAAATTAAATGAAGGAATTTCCGGTGAAGCAAATGCTCTTTTTGACCTAAAACCTTTACAGGAATTTGCCCCAGGAAAAATTTCTCATGGCGATCGCGTTGCTGCCATTAAAGATAGTCTGCCTTCTTTGCGATTTCAAGCTGCCTCAGAAAATTGGACAAATTATGCTAGCCGCGTTCCCGAATTAGGGGCAATTGTTGAGGCATTTGTTGAAGGAGAAGAGAAGCGATCGCCTAGCGTTCAAGGTCGAATTTTACCTGATGGCACGGTCGAAATTCTCTCTACTCACGACCAAATTTTAGGTGGTCCAGACGGACAAATTTATCTTGGCTGTCGGTTTCCCGCTGACGAAGCTTATCGAGTGCAGTTACAAGATTTGGGTTTAAAAATTGGCTGGACTTTAGCAAAAAAAGGTGCTTTAGAACGGTTTGGCATTGATTTCATGGCTGTACAGCAAGCTGATGGTAACTGGGATTTGCAAGCAATAGAAATCAACCTTCGTAAAGGTGGAACGACCCATCCTTTCATGACATTAAAGTTATTAACTAACGGGCGTTACGACCTTTCAACCGGACTGTTTTACAGTCAACAAGGACGAGCAAAGTATTATGTTGCTACCGACAATTTACATAAGAAACGCTATCGAGGTCTGTTACCAAACGATTTAATGGATATTATCGCTTCTCACCGCTTGCACTTCGACACGGGAACGGAAACGGGGACTGTTTTTCATTTGATGGGTTGTCTGTCAGAATTTGGCAAACTAGGCTTGACAAGTATCGGTGACTCCCCACAACAAGCAGAAGATATCTATCAAAAGGTGATCAAGGTCTTAGACGGAGAGACAAAATCTCATCATAACGCTGCTGCTACTACTACTGCCCAGCAGTTTGTTCCCTTCGGCTGGCGATTGGAAGGAGGTTGA
- a CDS encoding pre-16S rRNA-processing nuclease YqgF: MDSTTILGFDPGRDKCGVAVMGLDGTLSYHQVVSAAEAIATIQALRQKYRISLLVMGDRTTSKQWQQKISQAQLEPLTIVMVDERNTTLEARDRYWQMYPPTGLARLIPQGMRQPPRAIDDIVAILLIERYLSKESES, encoded by the coding sequence ATGGACTCAACTACGATATTGGGCTTCGATCCTGGTCGAGATAAATGCGGTGTAGCAGTGATGGGACTGGATGGCACTTTGTCCTACCATCAAGTTGTATCAGCAGCAGAAGCGATTGCCACTATTCAAGCCTTGCGCCAAAAATACCGCATCTCCCTTTTAGTTATGGGAGATCGAACCACATCCAAACAGTGGCAGCAAAAAATTAGTCAAGCGCAACTAGAACCGCTAACAATAGTCATGGTAGACGAACGCAACACGACTTTAGAAGCACGCGATCGCTACTGGCAGATGTATCCTCCAACTGGTCTTGCACGCCTCATCCCGCAGGGAATGCGTCAACCCCCACGGGCGATCGACGATATTGTAGCAATATTGCTCATTGAAAGATATTTAAGCAAAGAAAGTGAGTCGTGA
- a CDS encoding DUF3146 family protein produces the protein MSRKRLPETVAHVRITRQSWQHGLLEGEVCAGNFEWQFQWRFHRGELSVKPSQGRALIQEPLGRFLEQRDYQLEPGGDYAFKIRAEI, from the coding sequence GTGAGTCGTAAACGATTACCAGAAACTGTTGCCCACGTTCGGATTACACGACAATCTTGGCAGCACGGTTTGCTAGAGGGAGAAGTGTGCGCTGGTAATTTTGAGTGGCAATTCCAGTGGCGATTTCACCGAGGCGAGTTATCTGTTAAACCTTCGCAAGGACGGGCATTGATCCAAGAACCTCTTGGTCGCTTTTTAGAGCAACGGGATTATCAGCTAGAACCAGGCGGAGATTACGCATTTAAGATTCGAGCAGAGATTTAA
- a CDS encoding DUF3084 domain-containing protein has protein sequence MSTGFIWIAAIIILGGVIATVGDRIGTKVGKARLSLFKLRPRNTATLITILTGMVISFSTLGVLLAFDKRLRDGIFEIGRVQRLLELRRQDLTETRQQLETTTKAKTQVEQELTQAREEQKAQQIEAQRQQAAAQKRLKEINQSLRAALTKQIQTQAQLNRTRGQLERVSAQYRQAQAQLNTVTGQARRLRQEIQQNQKELQALVAQRNQLKTRISQQDREIAKLDAEIQRRDRSIAQREALLKDLEKEAIALARNLQLLRQGNLALVRGQVLAARVVRIVRPSAARQAIEEILREANRNAMNQTQPGVEKISQRVVKISEKQVEQLIEQIDDGRDYFVRILAANNYVVGESSVQVFADVALNQQVFKPGEVLSRIEANPAVMTTREVRQRIDLLLEAAKFSAQRAGVLDENLLIADNRIQTLIRFFEQLQSYDRPLELKAIAAQNIYTAGPIAVELLAIQNGQVIFSTQQSVPQPTEQGAESREQGAEEQRSREQGAEEQRSRKQGAESGE, from the coding sequence ATGTCCACCGGATTCATCTGGATTGCAGCAATTATTATTTTGGGGGGTGTAATCGCGACGGTGGGCGATCGCATCGGCACGAAAGTAGGCAAAGCGCGGCTGAGTTTGTTTAAACTGCGTCCCCGCAACACAGCTACTTTGATTACCATCTTGACTGGGATGGTGATTTCTTTTTCCACTTTGGGGGTTTTGCTAGCTTTTGATAAGAGGTTGCGAGACGGGATCTTTGAAATTGGTAGGGTACAACGACTGCTGGAATTAAGGCGACAAGATTTAACCGAAACTCGCCAGCAATTAGAAACAACTACCAAAGCCAAAACTCAAGTCGAGCAAGAACTGACTCAAGCCAGGGAAGAACAGAAAGCTCAGCAGATAGAAGCTCAAAGACAGCAAGCAGCAGCCCAAAAGCGCTTAAAAGAAATTAATCAATCTTTACGGGCAGCCTTAACTAAACAAATACAAACCCAAGCTCAACTCAACCGCACTCGCGGTCAGCTCGAACGAGTTTCTGCCCAATATCGGCAAGCGCAAGCGCAGCTTAACACGGTGACTGGGCAAGCACGCAGGCTGCGGCAAGAAATTCAACAGAACCAGAAAGAATTACAAGCATTAGTTGCCCAACGAAACCAACTTAAAACAAGAATTAGCCAGCAAGACCGAGAAATTGCCAAATTAGACGCAGAAATTCAGCGGCGAGACCGAAGTATTGCCCAAAGAGAAGCTTTACTGAAAGATTTGGAAAAAGAAGCAATTGCTTTAGCAAGGAACTTACAACTGCTGCGTCAGGGGAATCTTGCATTAGTTAGGGGTCAAGTACTAGCGGCGCGGGTAGTGCGCATCGTTCGTCCTTCAGCCGCTCGTCAAGCTATCGAAGAAATTTTGCGCGAAGCTAACCGTAATGCGATGAATCAAACTCAACCTGGAGTAGAAAAAATTTCCCAAAGGGTTGTCAAAATTTCCGAAAAACAAGTCGAACAGCTGATCGAGCAAATTGATGATGGACGAGATTATTTCGTCCGCATTCTCGCTGCAAACAATTATGTGGTCGGGGAAAGTTCGGTGCAAGTTTTTGCTGATGTGGCGCTGAATCAACAAGTCTTTAAACCTGGAGAAGTATTATCTAGGATCGAAGCGAACCCAGCAGTAATGACAACTAGAGAAGTGAGACAGCGGATAGATTTGTTGTTAGAAGCTGCTAAATTTAGCGCTCAACGTGCCGGAGTGTTGGATGAGAATCTCCTGATTGCCGACAATCGTATCCAAACCCTAATTCGCTTTTTCGAGCAACTCCAGAGCTACGATCGCCCATTAGAATTGAAAGCGATCGCCGCGCAAAATATTTATACTGCTGGACCTATAGCTGTGGAGCTACTGGCAATCCAAAACGGACAGGTGATCTTCAGTACCCAACAGAGTGTACCGCAGCCAACTGAGCAGGGGGCAGAGAGCAGGGAGCAGGGAGCAGAGGAGCAGAGGAGCAGGGAGCAGGGAGCAGAGGAGCAGAGGAGCAGGAAGCAGGGAGCAGAGAGTGGGGAGTAG
- the fabI gene encoding enoyl-ACP reductase FabI, giving the protein MLDLTGKNALVTGIANNRSIAWGIAQQLHKAGANLGITYLPDERGRMETKVADLVAPLNPSLFLPCDVQNEAQIQSTFQAIAEKWEKLDILIHCLAFANKDDLSGDISGTSRSGYGKALDISAYSLLQLSGAAKPLMTAGGSIVTLTYLGGVRVIPNYNVMGIAKAALEMSVRYLASEMGPQNIRVNAISAGPIRTLASSAVGGILDMIHHVEQVAPLRRTVTQTEVGNTAAFLCSDLASGITGQVIYVDAGYEIMGM; this is encoded by the coding sequence ATGCTAGATTTAACTGGAAAAAATGCCCTTGTAACTGGCATAGCCAATAACCGCTCCATTGCTTGGGGGATCGCCCAACAGTTACACAAAGCTGGTGCAAATCTGGGGATCACCTATTTACCAGACGAACGCGGCAGGATGGAAACAAAAGTTGCCGATCTAGTAGCTCCCCTGAACCCCAGCCTGTTTTTGCCCTGTGACGTGCAGAATGAAGCGCAGATTCAATCTACCTTTCAGGCGATCGCAGAAAAATGGGAGAAATTAGATATTCTAATCCATTGCCTTGCCTTTGCTAACAAGGATGACTTGAGCGGAGATATCAGCGGTACTTCGCGCTCGGGTTACGGTAAAGCTCTAGATATTAGTGCTTACTCTTTACTACAATTGAGCGGAGCTGCTAAACCCCTGATGACAGCAGGGGGTAGTATTGTCACTCTTACATATTTAGGCGGCGTGCGAGTAATTCCTAACTACAACGTGATGGGAATTGCTAAAGCAGCTTTAGAAATGAGCGTGCGGTATCTTGCATCTGAAATGGGACCGCAAAACATCAGGGTGAATGCTATTTCCGCCGGTCCAATTCGTACCCTAGCTTCTTCAGCAGTAGGTGGAATCTTAGATATGATTCATCATGTCGAGCAAGTTGCTCCCTTGCGTCGCACGGTGACGCAGACTGAAGTGGGTAACACCGCAGCTTTCCTGTGCAGCGACTTAGCTAGCGGTATCACGGGTCAAGTGATATATGTCGATGCTGGTTACGAAATTATGGGCATGTAA
- the ntcA gene encoding global nitrogen regulator NtcA, translating into MVVTQDRPLAQVFRQVGAGSFPPVVEVFERGKTIFFPGDPAERVYFLLKGAVKLSRVYEAGEEITVALLRENSVFGVLSLLTGNRSDRFYHAVAFTPVELLSAPIEQVEQALKENPDLSMLMLRGLSSRILQTEMMIETLAHRDMGSRLVSFLLILCRDFGLPSPDGITVDLKLSHQAIAEAIGSTRVTVTRLLGDLRDKNMISIHKKKITVHNPVILSQQFT; encoded by the coding sequence ATGGTCGTGACGCAAGATAGACCGCTAGCACAGGTATTTCGGCAGGTAGGAGCTGGTTCGTTTCCACCAGTCGTAGAAGTCTTTGAACGGGGCAAAACAATATTTTTTCCTGGCGATCCGGCAGAACGGGTCTATTTCTTACTCAAAGGCGCGGTGAAGTTGTCTAGAGTATATGAAGCAGGAGAAGAGATCACCGTTGCACTATTGCGAGAAAATAGCGTATTCGGCGTGCTGTCGCTGCTGACAGGCAATCGAAGCGATCGCTTTTATCATGCAGTAGCTTTTACGCCAGTGGAGTTACTATCAGCACCAATCGAGCAAGTCGAGCAAGCGCTGAAAGAAAATCCCGATCTGTCAATGTTAATGCTGCGGGGCTTATCTTCGCGGATCTTGCAAACGGAAATGATGATTGAAACCCTGGCTCACCGCGATATGGGTTCGCGCTTAGTCAGTTTCTTGTTAATTCTCTGCCGCGATTTCGGTCTTCCCAGTCCAGATGGGATCACGGTCGATCTCAAGCTTTCTCATCAGGCGATCGCAGAAGCTATTGGTTCCACCCGCGTGACCGTCACCCGCTTGCTAGGAGACTTGCGCGATAAAAACATGATCTCCATTCACAAAAAGAAAATCACCGTTCACAACCCCGTCATATTGAGTCAGCAGTTTACTTAG